Part of the Bacteroidia bacterium genome is shown below.
TTGATGTAAAAAAACAATAGTTTTCATAGTAAAATACTCAGAATAAGTGTATTAAGTTTTGTTTAGCTATAGCTTTGAAGTTTATCGCTGGATTTTTTAAAATATAGTTGCAGCTAATCAATAGCTTGATTAAAGTTTTGTTGTAAGGCAAGAGAGTGTTAAAAAGAAAGTTATTTGCTATGGTAAATATTCTCATAATTACTTGACAATAGCGAATTTACCTCTCTTTATCCGGCCGCTTTCTAAGTCTTTAACAACAAATAAATACAGCCCACGTGCCAGAATTTGGATATTAGTAGAAAGCAAATTCCAAGCGTGTTCGCCCCCTGAAAAAAGAGTATTTGTGGGATCTGAATAGGTAGAAAACCATTTGGAATCCGATCCGGTATAAGAATTTTCTGTGTGAACAAATGAATGGACAATATCACCTGCAAGGGTGTAAACAGTAACTTCACAATGAGCTGGCAAGTTAGCAAATGTAATTTTTCTAAGTTCCTCATTACTATCATATTCCCAACCTGCTTTAGCATAATATGGATTGGGATACACAAAGGGATCTCCGTAGATAAAATTATCGTTAGCAGGCTTTCCGGGGAAAATGCGTTTCATAGCGGTTGGGCTTAATCGGCTGGTTTCTAATGAAGCCAAGTTACTCTCTGGGTCGCCTTGGTCAAAGGCAGTGATGGCCATTGCCTGCTGCCAGCCGGCCGGTAAATTTAAAAAAGTATAGCGATATTGATATGCTGTTGAATCACCTACAAAGTATTGTGGCTGAGGTAGTTTTACGGATTGCATTCCATTATTGTACCCAAACTGATTGTCGGGCATATCAAATTGTGCAATGAGCTTTAAGGCACTTGCAAGATTTTGGGTATTGGTAACATCAAAGCCGGTTGAGGTTTGGTAAATTCGGTATCCTTCAAAATCTTTTTTTTGGGTGATTGGGTCTATGGAGTTTTCGGCGTTATTAGCCCAAAACAGTGTTACTTGATTTTCGGAAACGACCCAGCGTGTTTTGGGAATATCCGGCGGGGTGGGTAAGATATAACGGGTTATCTTTCCGTTACCGTCTAAGTCTTCACCTTCATCTAAGATTCCGTTAAAGTTTTTATCTTCACCATTGTAGGCGGATTGTGCCCAGGCCGCATTTTGAGCTAAAAGCTGCTTTTGTACTTCATTATCGGTTATGTTCGGGTTGCCATCTTCATTTTTCTTGGCTAAGACAATAGCAAAGGCAATTGTAACGGTTTCTCCGGGTTTTATTGCTGAAAATGGCCCTACCGAGATTAGCTGCGAACGATTACCCGGAATTTTTAGCTGAGCCTTAATCGTTGATTCCCAATTAGGGTCGGTGTTTAAGCCGCTGGAGAGTTTGGCATATCGTTCATTATCATTTTGAGGGGCGCGATAGCTGGACGTAAAGTCCTTGAAATTCCAAGAATTAAAATAGGCATTAAAGTTTGGGGTTATTTTAGGGTGGTAAAATTGGGTAGTACTTTCGGCACCTAAAAACTTTGTGCCGATGTAGCTTTCTGTAAAACCTATATCTCCGGTCGCATCAAACTCATAACCAAGTAATAAGCTATCCATAAATCCAGTTCCGCTTTTATTGTAAAAGGCAGTACCTCCTGAACCTGCGGCAGTTACGTTTACGTTTCGCACTACGGGGTCAATCCAAAGTCCTAAGTAGGCATCGTTCCAAGTATTTGTGCTCACGTTTGTAACTTGATAATTCAGGATTACGAAGAAATCTGCAAATGAGTAGTTCCAATTATAGGCTTCAAAATGAACGCCGGTACCTATTGGGCCGTTTTCCAATGTGCTGATTGGGGTGCTGGTGCCGGGTACCACAATGTTAGTATCTGTGAAATCTGACACTAAATCTTGGTGAGAGATAGCGTTAGGTGTATAATTGGCGTTATCTAACAGTGAAGACCGCTCAATTAGCTCACTCCCGATTGCGGCTGTGTATTCAAAACCGGCCTTTCCGGTTGTGTAGCCACTGGCATCATCAACAGCACCGGTAGAAACAATTATTGAACCGCCATTTGATTTTGCCCCAATCCACAACCCTCCTTCAAACAAATGCTCTATACCCGAATTTCGAGGATATTCACAAGAAGGATACTTTAACACAACATAACTTCCCTTAAAAGCGTTACCAACCATACCTAAGTTGTTGATTGTCATTCCTATATCTGCAGCAGTAGTAACTTTTTCAGAAAAGGAAGCCTGCCCCCAAACGCTGTTATTGAGTAAAACCCCTAAAAAACAATAGATAAGTATTTGTATGTCTTTTGAAGCACACATAGGCCGTAAAGTTACACAGATTTCAGTGCCGTTTTAGGGTGTAGGCATTCAAAAGTTTAATTTCATTACGATAAAGGGAATAGACATTATGAGAACAATAACTCCAACCATATCTTAGATTTATTTTTGGTGGGTTCTATAATTTAAATCATTGTTATTCAAGCAATTATACGTATATTTACGTATAATTTAACACGAAAACAATATGACATCATAAGGGTAAGAGTAGAACACGTATTTGGTTTTATGGAACAAAGTATGAACGGGCTTGCGGTTAAATCTGTAGGAATAGCAAGAGCAACAGGAATAATCGAACTCATAAACCTTACCTACAACTTATTCAGGCTTGAACAAGTTCAAAGATTAAATTTATTTACATCGTAATATGCTATTAATTAGTTAGTTAATTGCGAATTAAAAATTTGTATGTGAATTAAAAAAATAATTTGTACAATTGCTTACTTTTTCAGCCCAGATTTTAAAAGAGTTCTGATTTGTGCCTGAAAAAAATAAAAAAACTAATTTTTAGAACCCACCTAAAATTCAACTTTCATAAACAACCTTGTGAAACAGAAGAGGAAGTTGGTTTTCTCCAAAACATAAAAAGATAATTTTTCAGCATTTCAAAAAAAAATTTGACCTAAAAAGGCTAAATTTGTGGCTTCAAATCAGTTTTTTATGGCAGAGGCATATATATTTGATGCAGTACGTACCCCACGGGGAAAAGGTAAAAAAGATGGATCTTTACACGAAGTACGTCCTGTTCGGTTAGTAACTACTTTATTACAAGCACTTAAAGATAGAAATCAGTTAGATACTTCTCTGGTTGAGGATTTGGTGTTAGGTTGCGTTACCCAGATAGGAGAGCAGGGGGGAGAGTTGGGTAAGACTGTTTCGATGGCTGCCGGATACAACCAGCGTGTTGCCGGAGTTACTGTTAATCGCTTTTGCGCAAGCGGTTTAGAAGCCGTTAATCAAATAGCGGCATACGTGATGAGCGGCCAAGTAGAATTGGGCATAGCTGCCGGAGTAGAGTCAATGTCGCGTATTGCGATGGGTAGCGACGGTGGTGCTATGTATATGGATCCTGCCGTAGCAGTACCTACTTATTTTGTTCCGCAGGGTGTTGCCGCTGATTTGCTTGCCACAAAGTATGGCTATTCCCGCTTAGATGCAGATAGCTTCGCCGTAGAATCCCACCAAAAAGCCAGCGTAGCCAGAGCAGCCGGTAAGTTTAACCGCTCAATAGTTCCCGTAAAAGACATAAATGGTTTAGTTATCTTAGACAAAGATGAAACTATTCGCGAGAACGCCTCTGTTGAAGCCATGAGTAGTTTAGCTCCTTCTTTTGAGCAATATGGCCAAATGGGTGGTTTTGACGCAGTGGCTATCCAGAAATACCCTGAAATTGAGAGAGTTATTCATATTCATCATGCTGGTAATTCTTCCGGTATCGTAGATGGAGCTTCGGCTATGATTATTGGGAGCAAAGCTGCCGGAGAGCGCAGCGGGCTAAAGCCCAGAGCTAAAATCCGCTCCTTTTGCGTTATCGGCACAGAGCCTACCATTATGCTAACCGGCCCAATGCCCGCTACCCTTAAAGCCGTCGAAAAAGCCGGCCTAAAACTACAAGATATTGATTTATTTGAAGTTAATGAAGCATTTGCCGCCGTTGTATTGCGGTTTATGCACGAACTAAATATCCCTGCCGACAAAGTAAACGTCAACGGCGGTGCTATTGCTATGGGGCATCCTCTTGGGGCTACAGGAGGTGTGATTTTGGGCACGCTGTTAGACGAACTTGAATACCGCAACAAACGCTATGGCGTAGCAACCCTTTGTGTAGGCGGCGGAATGGGAATCGCAACCGTGATAGAAAGAGTTTAAAAAAACTTAATTATCAGAAACTTAGTTGATATTTTATCTTACTCGTTTGTCTCAAAAGACAATATCGTAGCTACGTAAATAGTTTCTAATTTAGAAACTATCATCATTATACTTTTAAGTCAGAACTAAATTTTAGCAAGAAATCAGCTTATTTTGATACATAATTAAAAACCATGCAGTTTTGCATCAACAATAAA
Proteins encoded:
- a CDS encoding acetyl-CoA C-acetyltransferase; this encodes MAEAYIFDAVRTPRGKGKKDGSLHEVRPVRLVTTLLQALKDRNQLDTSLVEDLVLGCVTQIGEQGGELGKTVSMAAGYNQRVAGVTVNRFCASGLEAVNQIAAYVMSGQVELGIAAGVESMSRIAMGSDGGAMYMDPAVAVPTYFVPQGVAADLLATKYGYSRLDADSFAVESHQKASVARAAGKFNRSIVPVKDINGLVILDKDETIRENASVEAMSSLAPSFEQYGQMGGFDAVAIQKYPEIERVIHIHHAGNSSGIVDGASAMIIGSKAAGERSGLKPRAKIRSFCVIGTEPTIMLTGPMPATLKAVEKAGLKLQDIDLFEVNEAFAAVVLRFMHELNIPADKVNVNGGAIAMGHPLGATGGVILGTLLDELEYRNKRYGVATLCVGGGMGIATVIERV